Proteins encoded within one genomic window of Bifidobacteriaceae bacterium:
- a CDS encoding ABC transporter ATP-binding protein, whose translation MEPLLKVRGLRTTFRAQTRKGSDAAVQAVRSVDFQLGRGETVGVVGESGSGKSVTALSLIDLLPDTARVEADVLTLDGASIAGLSRKQLRALRGRRIAMVFQDPMTSLNPLMRIGRQLDEMIAAHDRTLTRRQRRERVIELLKEVRIPEPERRYRSYPHEFSGGMRQRAMIAMAMALRPEILVADEPTTALDVTIQDQILRLMRRLQDENGTSILLITHDLAVVAGLCSRVIVMYGGLIMEEAPTEKLFAQPMHPYTMGLLASLPALRGGQGDRLESIPGSPPDMTDPGEGCPFAPRCKYARVRCEQARPPYYSVGEYSPGAGHRSMCWLLDPEAPGADSPFGEAGGALRGEVAPLGE comes from the coding sequence GTGGAACCGCTGTTGAAGGTCCGGGGGCTTAGGACCACTTTTCGCGCCCAAACGCGCAAAGGTTCCGATGCCGCCGTCCAAGCCGTGCGCTCGGTGGACTTCCAGCTTGGTCGCGGCGAGACGGTCGGGGTGGTCGGCGAGAGCGGCAGCGGCAAGAGCGTCACCGCGCTCAGCCTGATCGACCTGCTCCCGGACACGGCCCGGGTCGAGGCGGACGTGTTGACATTGGACGGCGCCTCGATCGCGGGTTTGAGCCGGAAACAACTGCGCGCCCTGCGCGGCCGCCGTATCGCCATGGTTTTCCAAGACCCCATGACCAGCCTGAACCCGTTGATGCGGATCGGCCGGCAACTCGACGAGATGATCGCCGCACATGACCGGACCCTGACCCGCAGGCAGCGGCGGGAGCGTGTGATCGAACTGTTGAAGGAGGTTCGGATCCCGGAGCCGGAGCGGCGTTACCGCAGCTATCCGCACGAGTTCTCCGGCGGGATGCGGCAACGGGCCATGATCGCCATGGCGATGGCCTTGCGCCCGGAGATCCTGGTGGCGGACGAGCCGACCACCGCCTTGGACGTCACCATCCAGGACCAGATTCTGCGCCTGATGCGCCGCCTGCAAGACGAGAACGGCACCAGTATTTTGCTGATCACGCACGATTTGGCGGTGGTGGCCGGGCTGTGCTCCAGGGTGATCGTGATGTACGGCGGGCTGATCATGGAGGAGGCGCCCACCGAGAAGCTGTTCGCCCAGCCGATGCACCCGTACACCATGGGCCTGTTGGCCAGCTTGCCCGCTCTGCGCGGGGGGCAGGGGGACCGGTTGGAGTCAATCCCGGGCTCGCCGCCGGATATGACCGACCCCGGCGAAGGCTGCCCGTTCGCGCCGCGCTGCAAGTACGCCCGCGTGCGCTGCGAGCAGGCCCGGCCGCCTTATTACTCCGTGGGCGAATACTCGCCGGGCGCGGGCCACCGGAGCATGTGCTGGCTGCTGGACCCGGAGGCGCCGGGGGCCGATTCGCCTTTCGGCGAAGCGGGCGGCGCGCTGCGTGGGGAGGTGGCGCCCCTTGGCGAATGA
- a CDS encoding ABC transporter permease, translating to MARASSLERSLPEPTSSDWDLLPPDRLVKQGVARPGRPFWQDVWLRFRARKMALFGAVILILIAILAVFGPSLTGRSYNRQDSSMANVPPVFRATEFADNSNWFYVNPSLKVIEVAPEGRLVRQIPQTGDDMAAKRTTFEADGVKVQLDYAAKPPVLLDADGDSGVKTHLVWNASYRLGTDALGRDVLTRTLYGARISLAVALVATLVNALIGILYGGISGYAGGAVDTVMMRTVDIINTIPLTLYVILIKVVLGSGGFSSIVIALASVYWVDMARVVRGQTLSLKNQEFVLAARTIGTPSGSILRRHILPNAMGPIVVTGTMLIPSAIFIEAFLSFIGIGIAPPMASLGTMANDALATLRSSPYQLLAPTATICLIMFAFNFVGDGLRDALDPKLRP from the coding sequence ATGGCGCGCGCATCATCCTTAGAACGGTCGCTACCCGAACCGACGTCCTCCGACTGGGATCTGCTGCCCCCCGACCGCCTGGTCAAACAGGGCGTGGCCAGGCCGGGGCGGCCTTTCTGGCAAGACGTGTGGCTGCGTTTCCGGGCCAGGAAGATGGCGCTGTTCGGCGCGGTCATCCTGATCCTGATCGCGATCCTGGCGGTGTTCGGCCCCAGCCTGACCGGCCGTTCCTACAACCGCCAGGATTCCTCCATGGCCAACGTCCCGCCGGTGTTCAGGGCCACCGAGTTCGCGGACAACTCCAACTGGTTTTACGTCAATCCCAGCCTGAAAGTGATCGAGGTAGCGCCGGAGGGCCGCCTGGTGCGCCAGATCCCGCAAACCGGGGACGACATGGCGGCCAAACGGACCACCTTCGAAGCCGATGGCGTGAAGGTCCAACTCGACTATGCGGCAAAGCCGCCGGTGCTGTTGGACGCGGACGGCGACAGCGGCGTGAAGACGCATCTGGTCTGGAACGCCAGCTACCGGCTGGGCACCGACGCGTTGGGCCGGGACGTGCTCACCCGTACCCTTTACGGCGCCAGGATCTCTTTGGCCGTGGCGTTGGTCGCCACTTTGGTGAACGCGCTGATCGGGATTCTGTACGGCGGCATCTCCGGTTACGCGGGCGGGGCCGTGGACACCGTGATGATGCGGACTGTGGACATCATCAACACCATCCCGTTGACGTTGTACGTCATCTTGATCAAGGTGGTGCTGGGCAGCGGCGGGTTCTCCTCCATCGTGATAGCCCTGGCCAGCGTCTATTGGGTGGACATGGCCAGGGTGGTGCGCGGGCAGACCCTCTCGCTGAAGAACCAGGAATTCGTGTTGGCGGCGCGGACCATAGGCACGCCATCGGGCTCCATCCTGCGCCGCCATATCCTGCCCAACGCCATGGGCCCCATCGTTGTCACCGGCACCATGTTGATTCCCAGCGCGATCTTCATCGAGGCGTTCCTGTCCTTCATCGGAATCGGCATCGCTCCGCCCATGGCGTCTCTCGGCACCATGGCGAACGACGCCCTCGCCACCCTGCGGTCTTCCCCGTACCAACTGCTCGCCCCGACCGCCACCATCTGCTTGATCATGTTCGCTTTCAACTTTGTCGGCGACGGCCTCAGGGACGCGCTCGACCCGAAGCTCCGTCCGTAG
- a CDS encoding AbrB/MazE/SpoVT family DNA-binding domain-containing protein: protein MTSNPPRAFPWQHIPSPGKMFGTATVGERGQVAIPAAARKHLNIKPGDRLVVFGNSISGALVMVSADVFEDFADFFLTKINKLGEHAEAFFSQFTEAADNQADDAVQPDPAPAAQADQAAQPPEAAARQADDAVRPDPAQAEDGSEAEEAADSGTPEPTAGETEAGGGTDATASAEN from the coding sequence ATGACCAGCAACCCACCCCGCGCCTTTCCATGGCAGCACATTCCCTCACCCGGCAAGATGTTCGGCACCGCCACCGTTGGCGAGCGCGGGCAGGTGGCCATCCCGGCCGCCGCCCGCAAGCACCTGAACATCAAGCCAGGCGACCGCTTGGTCGTCTTCGGCAATTCCATCAGCGGCGCGCTCGTCATGGTCAGCGCCGACGTCTTCGAGGACTTCGCCGACTTCTTCCTGACCAAGATCAACAAACTGGGCGAGCACGCCGAGGCGTTCTTCAGCCAGTTCACTGAGGCCGCAGACAACCAAGCCGACGATGCCGTCCAGCCCGACCCAGCCCCGGCGGCCCAGGCAGACCAGGCGGCCCAGCCCCCGGAGGCAGCCGCCCGCCAAGCCGACGATGCCGTCCGGCCCGACCCAGCCCAGGCTGAAGACGGCTCGGAGGCCGAAGAAGCGGCCGACAGCGGGACGCCCGAGCCGACGGCCGGCGAAACGGAGGCCGGCGGGGGGACGGACGCGACGGCATCGGCGGAAAACTGA
- a CDS encoding ATP-binding cassette domain-containing protein: MANEQVPNDQALNGGAPNDRPARGQPAKERAPGPILAVEDLTKHFRSGERGRPIRALDGVTFSVARGETFGLVGESGSGKSTCARTIVRLYEPTAGRVWLDGTDITKLNQRQLRPLRRKMQMVFQDPYASLNGRMSVRDLVAEPLTVHCPELSRAQVTQRVRELLEQVGLGQEHMLRYAHEFSGGQRQRIGIARALAIRPELVLCDEPISALDVSIQAQIANLLSDLQREMGLAYVFIAHDLSMVRHIADRVGVMYLGQLVEKGPTARVYGEPLHPYTQGLLASIPTPDPTVDLTARPPAIEGEIPSPINPPSGCRFRTRCPFASEVCAQVMPQSVDLGGGHEVACHLYDEGRPRDAASPETATKLPE, from the coding sequence TTGGCGAATGAGCAGGTGCCGAATGATCAGGCGCTGAACGGCGGGGCGCCGAACGACCGGCCGGCGCGGGGCCAGCCGGCCAAAGAGCGGGCGCCCGGCCCCATCTTGGCGGTCGAGGACCTCACCAAGCACTTCCGTTCCGGAGAGCGTGGACGGCCCATCCGGGCGCTGGACGGCGTCACCTTCTCAGTGGCCCGGGGAGAGACGTTTGGGCTGGTCGGCGAATCGGGGAGCGGCAAATCGACTTGCGCCCGCACCATTGTGCGGCTCTACGAGCCAACGGCGGGGCGGGTTTGGCTGGACGGGACCGACATCACCAAGCTCAACCAACGCCAACTGCGACCGCTGCGCCGCAAAATGCAGATGGTCTTCCAAGACCCCTACGCCTCCCTGAACGGGCGCATGTCGGTGCGGGACCTGGTGGCGGAGCCTCTGACCGTCCACTGCCCTGAACTGAGCCGGGCCCAGGTCACCCAGCGCGTGCGGGAACTGCTGGAACAGGTCGGCTTGGGCCAAGAGCACATGCTTCGGTACGCCCACGAGTTCTCCGGGGGCCAGCGGCAACGGATCGGGATAGCCCGCGCGCTCGCCATCAGGCCGGAGTTGGTCCTGTGCGACGAGCCGATCTCCGCCCTGGACGTGTCGATCCAGGCGCAGATCGCGAACCTGCTGTCCGACTTGCAGCGCGAAATGGGCCTGGCTTACGTGTTCATTGCCCACGACCTGTCCATGGTGCGGCACATCGCGGACCGGGTGGGCGTGATGTACCTGGGCCAGTTGGTTGAAAAGGGCCCCACCGCGCGGGTTTACGGCGAACCGCTGCACCCGTACACCCAAGGCCTGTTGGCCTCCATCCCGACCCCCGACCCGACAGTCGACTTGACGGCGCGCCCCCCGGCCATCGAAGGGGAGATCCCCAGTCCCATCAACCCGCCGTCCGGCTGCCGCTTCCGCACCCGCTGCCCTTTCGCCAGCGAGGTGTGCGCCCAAGTCATGCCCCAATCGGTGGACCTGGGCGGCGGCCACGAGGTCGCCTGCCATCTCTACGACGAAGGCCGTCCGCGAGACGCCGCCAGCCCGGAAACCGCAACTAAGCTCCCCGAATAA
- a CDS encoding ABC transporter permease, whose product MTRYIVKRFGTSLATLFFIIVLTFILMHSVPGGPFAQEKEAPPEVLDALNHKYHLDKPLIVQFFEYLGDLVRFDLGPSFKYTGRTVNDFIVNGAPFSMRLGLVTLVFVLLAAIPMGILAARRNGRWPDAVVMVLATLGVTIPSFVAAAGLMYVFSYRLNWVPTFGLDKPSSYVLPVLALGGYSLSFLARLMRSSLLEVMGQDYIRTARAKGISEVRVITRHALRNAIIPVLTVLGPTVAGLLTGSFVIEKIFAIPGMGSYFVDSVTQRDYTTIMGMTAFYAAFLIAMVFVVDLFYRLVDPRIQFG is encoded by the coding sequence GTGACCCGGTACATCGTTAAGCGTTTCGGCACCTCGTTAGCGACGCTGTTCTTCATCATCGTCCTGACGTTCATCTTGATGCATTCGGTGCCCGGCGGGCCGTTTGCCCAGGAAAAAGAGGCGCCTCCGGAGGTCTTGGACGCGCTCAACCACAAATACCATTTGGACAAGCCGCTGATTGTGCAGTTCTTCGAGTATCTGGGGGATCTGGTCCGGTTCGACTTGGGCCCCAGCTTCAAATACACGGGCCGGACCGTCAACGACTTCATTGTCAACGGCGCGCCGTTTTCCATGCGGCTTGGCCTTGTCACATTGGTGTTTGTGCTGCTTGCGGCCATCCCGATGGGCATTTTGGCCGCCCGCCGCAACGGCCGCTGGCCCGATGCCGTGGTGATGGTCCTCGCCACATTGGGCGTCACGATCCCCTCCTTTGTGGCGGCCGCCGGGTTGATGTACGTCTTCTCCTACCGGCTGAATTGGGTGCCGACATTCGGGTTGGACAAGCCGAGCAGCTATGTTCTCCCGGTTTTGGCGTTGGGCGGTTACTCGCTGTCATTCTTGGCGCGCCTGATGCGTTCCAGCCTGCTTGAGGTCATGGGGCAGGACTACATCCGCACGGCCCGCGCCAAAGGCATCAGCGAGGTGCGCGTGATCACCCGCCACGCTCTGCGCAACGCGATCATCCCGGTGTTGACCGTCCTGGGCCCCACCGTGGCGGGCCTGCTGACCGGAAGCTTCGTGATCGAGAAGATCTTCGCGATCCCCGGCATGGGCAGCTATTTCGTGGACAGCGTGACCCAGCGCGACTACACCACCATCATGGGGATGACCGCGTTTTACGCCGCGTTCCTGATCGCCATGGTGTTCGTGGTCGATTTGTTCTACCGCCTGGTCGACCCCCGGATACAGTTCGGCTGA
- a CDS encoding peptide ABC transporter substrate-binding protein codes for MEFRKAIAFVGLLALAIPVAACSGDSPDGGATGGGGGGGKAATQEIVFALHNTPDGIDPTITSNSFASPVIYNTFEGLVSYSTTDGALIPGQAESWDINEDGLTYTFHLREGLKWSDGSALTAGDFVYAAQRVLTPATAAQYVNLYTDYVVGAQELYDDPSKTDGLGIKATDDKTLTVELKAATPFFIDIVGMWAWAPVQQATIEANGDQWTNQAASYVGNGPFKMEEINLGESYVLVKNPNYWDAANVKLEKITFRMIPDPSTALVAFEGGEIEGQLTVPSSDIARLKTSDSGLVVTPAYATTWYNINNTKAPYDNVLVRKALNLAVDRDALINEVLQNGGSPAYSPVAPGYTVDGEEYAEGRSTFDLSPKADPEAAQAALAEAGYPGGQGFPTLQLSYYTDDTTKLMTEALADQLETNLGITVEISNEDWAVYYDNTQAGNYEVGAMGWGADYFHPMTFLQLFKTGDVNNNVFYSNPEYDALVTAAQAETDPVAALDLMRQADAIASAEYPVLSLFYRANLMLVSPDLKGVYRTVLNNLYFKSAYLEG; via the coding sequence ATGGAATTTAGAAAAGCGATAGCTTTTGTCGGCTTGCTCGCATTGGCGATCCCCGTGGCCGCTTGCTCCGGCGACTCGCCGGACGGAGGCGCCACCGGCGGTGGCGGCGGGGGCGGCAAGGCCGCCACGCAGGAGATCGTCTTCGCCCTGCATAACACCCCGGACGGGATTGACCCGACTATCACGTCCAACAGCTTCGCCTCGCCGGTGATCTACAACACCTTCGAGGGGTTGGTGAGCTACTCGACAACTGACGGCGCGCTCATCCCCGGCCAGGCGGAAAGCTGGGACATCAACGAGGACGGCCTGACCTACACGTTCCACCTGCGCGAGGGCCTGAAGTGGAGCGACGGCAGCGCGCTTACCGCCGGGGACTTCGTCTACGCCGCCCAACGCGTGCTGACGCCCGCGACCGCCGCCCAATACGTCAACCTGTACACCGACTATGTGGTGGGCGCGCAGGAACTGTACGACGACCCGAGCAAGACGGACGGGCTGGGCATCAAGGCGACCGACGACAAGACGCTGACCGTGGAACTCAAGGCGGCCACCCCGTTCTTCATCGACATCGTAGGAATGTGGGCGTGGGCCCCTGTCCAACAGGCCACGATCGAGGCGAACGGCGACCAGTGGACCAACCAGGCGGCATCGTACGTGGGCAACGGCCCGTTCAAGATGGAGGAGATCAACCTGGGCGAGTCGTACGTGCTGGTGAAGAACCCGAACTACTGGGACGCCGCCAACGTCAAGCTCGAGAAAATCACGTTCCGGATGATCCCCGACCCCTCGACCGCGCTAGTCGCGTTCGAGGGCGGCGAGATCGAAGGGCAGCTAACGGTGCCGTCAAGCGACATCGCGCGGCTGAAGACCTCCGATTCGGGGCTGGTTGTGACGCCCGCGTACGCCACCACCTGGTACAACATCAACAACACGAAGGCGCCGTACGACAACGTGCTGGTGCGCAAGGCGCTCAACCTGGCGGTGGACCGCGACGCGCTGATCAACGAGGTCCTGCAAAACGGCGGCAGCCCCGCGTACTCCCCGGTGGCGCCCGGCTACACGGTGGATGGCGAGGAATACGCCGAAGGGCGTTCGACCTTCGACTTGTCCCCCAAGGCGGATCCGGAGGCGGCCCAGGCGGCGCTGGCGGAGGCCGGCTACCCGGGCGGGCAGGGGTTCCCAACGCTGCAGCTGTCGTACTACACGGACGACACGACCAAGCTCATGACCGAGGCGCTGGCGGACCAGTTGGAGACCAACCTTGGGATCACCGTGGAAATCTCCAACGAGGACTGGGCCGTCTACTACGACAACACCCAGGCTGGCAACTACGAGGTCGGGGCCATGGGCTGGGGGGCGGACTACTTCCACCCCATGACGTTCCTGCAACTGTTCAAGACCGGCGACGTCAACAACAACGTGTTCTACTCGAACCCCGAGTATGACGCGCTGGTCACGGCCGCCCAGGCCGAGACCGACCCGGTGGCGGCGTTGGACTTGATGCGGCAGGCGGACGCGATCGCCTCGGCCGAATACCCGGTGCTGAGCCTGTTCTACCGGGCCAACCTGATGCTGGTTTCCCCGGACCTGAAGGGCGTCTACCG